CGCCGTATGCGCTGACCCTGTTGCCGGTATTGCTGCCCAAGGTTGGCCGCATGTTGAAGGCGGGCGGATGCATATATATAGAATCGGATCGGCCGGAGCAGTTTGCCGGCTGGCGGGTACTGAAAGAGGGCAAGGCGGGGGCGGTGCGCTTTGCGTTGCTGGTCGCTGAGTCGAGCGAATAAACATATAACGGCATGGGCTTGCGATGGTGTGCCGGCGGTGCCAGAATTCACTAGTGAAATACCTGAGGAAATTACTATGTCTTTGATCATTACTGACGAATGCATCAATTGCGATGTCTGTGAGCCGGAGTGCCCGAACAACGCCATTTCGCAAGGTGAAGAGATCTACGAAATCGATCCTAACCTGTGTACCCAGTGTGTCGGTCACTATGACGAGCCGCAGTGTCAGCAAGTCTGTCCGGTGGACTGCATTCCGCTGGATGCCTCCAATCCGGAGACGCATGACCA
This DNA window, taken from Vogesella indigofera, encodes the following:
- a CDS encoding YfhL family 4Fe-4S dicluster ferredoxin — protein: MSLIITDECINCDVCEPECPNNAISQGEEIYEIDPNLCTQCVGHYDEPQCQQVCPVDCIPLDASNPETHDQLYQKYLVITAKA